One window of the Granulicella arctica genome contains the following:
- a CDS encoding Gfo/Idh/MocA family protein encodes MITRRRFLDTLAVGTAGLAVASTAKSYAQIMGSNGRLNFAVIGLNGRAYAHLSSLKANKDTVRIAHVCDVDSNILKKFADSTQREMGYAPATGKDFREILQLKDVDAVTIAAPDHWHTPMAIAGLQAGKHVYVEKPCSHNPAEGALLVQAQKKYGKLVQMGTQQRSSPHSIEIVDKIHGGLIGNAYFAKAWYSNVRKSIGVGKEAPVPPQLDWDLWQGPAPRRAYKDNVQPYNWHWFRIYGTGETLNNGTHEVDVCRWALGVDYPQKITSSGGRYQFKDDWQFYDTLVTSFDYGDKVITWEGKSCQGMKYYGRDRGSVIMGTTGSVLIDRDGYEVYDLKGNKTSEFKTGKATSSADLTGRDSMTDLHFTNFIAGIQKGEKLNAPVAVGNVAVTMLQLSNVAWEVSRELHLDQKDGKIQNDPKAMEMWGREYEKGWAPHL; translated from the coding sequence ATGATTACCAGGCGCAGGTTTCTCGATACACTCGCAGTTGGCACCGCCGGACTAGCGGTAGCATCCACAGCCAAGAGCTACGCACAGATCATGGGATCGAATGGGCGCCTCAATTTCGCCGTCATTGGTCTGAATGGGCGCGCCTACGCTCATTTGTCATCGCTGAAAGCTAACAAAGATACGGTGCGAATTGCCCATGTCTGCGATGTGGACAGCAACATCCTGAAAAAGTTTGCAGACAGCACCCAACGAGAGATGGGCTATGCGCCAGCAACCGGCAAAGACTTCCGCGAGATCCTTCAGTTGAAAGATGTGGACGCTGTCACGATCGCCGCTCCCGACCATTGGCATACGCCTATGGCAATCGCCGGTCTGCAGGCTGGAAAACATGTCTACGTCGAAAAGCCATGCAGCCACAATCCGGCAGAAGGTGCCTTGTTGGTCCAGGCTCAGAAGAAATATGGAAAGCTGGTCCAGATGGGCACGCAGCAACGCTCGTCGCCGCATTCTATCGAAATTGTCGATAAGATTCACGGCGGACTCATCGGCAACGCATACTTCGCCAAAGCCTGGTATAGCAACGTCAGAAAGTCGATTGGTGTTGGCAAAGAGGCTCCAGTGCCTCCACAACTCGACTGGGACCTCTGGCAAGGGCCTGCTCCGCGAAGAGCGTACAAGGACAACGTGCAGCCCTACAACTGGCACTGGTTCCGCATCTACGGCACGGGTGAAACGCTGAACAACGGTACACACGAGGTCGATGTCTGCCGCTGGGCACTCGGTGTCGACTATCCCCAGAAGATCACGTCGTCCGGCGGGCGCTACCAGTTCAAAGACGACTGGCAGTTCTACGACACCTTGGTCACCAGCTTCGACTACGGCGACAAAGTAATCACTTGGGAGGGCAAGAGCTGCCAGGGAATGAAGTACTACGGTCGCGACCGCGGTTCCGTCATCATGGGAACGACAGGTTCAGTTCTGATCGATCGCGATGGCTATGAAGTCTACGACCTGAAGGGGAACAAGACGAGCGAGTTCAAGACAGGAAAAGCGACCTCATCGGCCGACCTGACCGGACGAGACTCGATGACCGACCTGCATTTCACAAACTTCATCGCCGGCATCCAGAAGGGTGAAAAATTGAATGCTCCAGTCGCCGTGGGGAATGTCGCTGTCACCATGCTCCAGCTATCGAACGTCGCCTGGGAGGTAAGCCGCGAACTGCATCTCGACCAGAAAGACGGCAAGATCCAAAACGATCCCAAGGCGATGGAGATGTGGGGACGCGAGTATGAGAAGGGCTGGGCACCGCACCTCTAG